A section of the Alligator mississippiensis isolate rAllMis1 chromosome 8, rAllMis1, whole genome shotgun sequence genome encodes:
- the IRS4 gene encoding insulin receptor substrate 4, which produces MASGMNGPGGGGGPTAGVGEEEPSPPSAWAGEEQEPGESGPSPPAQPHHLLLLLRRSPSASLCLVQEEEAPATAPAARSAPSAGRGGRGGPPPPAGPGGDDVRKCGYLRKQKHGHKRYFVLRAESHLAPARLEYYDSEKKFKSSLRAAVGGSAALCCPPPKRVIPLYQCFTVSRRADAKHKHIIALYTKDEYFAMLAENEAEQEAWYEAISELMSQSKRGFLEQEDQADQQLDEDDEHYGAALRPGTVFKEVWQVNVKPKGLGQTKNLTGVYRLCLSSKAIHLVKLNSEVPSVHLQLMNIRRCGHSENFFFIEVGRSASIGPGELWMQVDDSVVAQNMHETFLETMKALKAFAEFRPRSKSQSSGGGGGTNPISFITTRRHLGNLPPSQTGLQRRSRTESVAGGTPPTTKSNSSYRFRTSSEGEGTMTRPFRSVTGSLIHLNTARMNLGRQEGSGRYVRAAFSSSYHTRSASLPVSHFPSTTSPISVSSSSGHGSASDTLTRPSSSSVCGSPSDGGFISSDEYGSSPGDFRYFRVRSNTPDSLGNTPPIREENCLSEYMSMSKQHTDDGAKDDYMEAEKCFRKRTYSLTKPTSVAVQQKTTQTTALLDEESAGSHGQLICSESPKVKDNQVSDYSDATLDSVCNQSRSKARDDGYMPMMPGVASSLTSSSDYLPMTPKSVSVPKQINNSWSSSQVDSRGYMMMFPRASSSPVRSPLTGFISKGGNEKMVNNEYMDMSPGNSAPPKQPSESNYIHTSSVSKAFSSYFSLPRSFKTLSGQNGDHNEYVPMSSPGKLLYGGQENIKNVNSEALANGISKSPVVKPSDEGLAQNRATRPTRLPLGTRGSNTIPRMYDRTVPPEPASPGEYINIDFSEKASNTPYSLSAEGSPSSLGSSSDHRQSPLSDYMSVDLDVQSPKVTKELSNSLTDISIYASSSVPRNQPNADYARLSFGTACVSTTSNRTDDYTEMTFNMATTPPRPFATESNSGIKIDSPSSIVNRLCIVDRYAGSSSFSVPSSDPPMGPKVIRADPQGRRRHSSETFSSAGTVTTSSSFFTDSSKRHSSASFDNVWLKPDENITDGQESKMSRDTSTGFQNGLNYIALNLHDDSIRCEANAATPTCHLQNGTSNLDSGAYVSIDFTRSDGLKCKAARKD; this is translated from the coding sequence ATGGCGAGTGGGATGAATGGCCCGGGCGGAGGTGGCGGCCCCACGGCCGGGGTCGGCGAAGAGGAGCCGAGCCCCCCGAGCGCGTGGGCCGGCGAGGAGCAGGAGCCGGGCGAGAGCGGCCCCTCGCCGCCGGCtcagccccaccacctgctgctgctgctgcggaggtCTCCCAGCGCCTCCCTGTGcctggtgcaggaggaggaggcgcCCGCCACTGCCCCCGCGGCCCGCAGCGCCCCCTCGGCTGGGCGAGGCGGGCGAGGAGGCCCCCCGCCGCCGGCTGGGCCGGGGGGTGACGACGTGAGGAAGTGCGGCTACCTGAGGAAGCAAAAGCATGGCCACAAGCGCTACTTCGTGCTGCGGGCTGAGAGCCACCTGGCCCCGGCGCGGCTGGAGTACTACGACAGCGAGAAGAAATTCAAGAGCAGCCTGAGGGCGGCGGTGGGCGGGTCTGccgccctgtgctgcccccctcccaagCGCGTGATCCCCCTGTACCAGTGCTTCACTGTCAGCCGGCGGGCGGATGCGAAGCATAAGCACATCATTGCCTTGTATACCAAGGATGAATATTTCGCCATGCTGGCTGAGAACGAAGCGGAGCAGGAGGCCTGGTACGAGGCAATCAGTGAGCTCATGAGCCAGAGCAAGAGGGGCTTCTTGGAGCAGGAGGACCAAGCGGATCAGCAGTTGGACGAGGACGATGAGCATTATGGAGCGGCGCTGAGGCCGGGCACGGTGTTCAAGGAGGTGTGGCAGGTCAATGTGAAGCCCAAGGGGCTGGGACAGACTAAGAACCTGACTGGGGTTTACAGGTTGTGCCTATCTAGCAAGGCTATCCACCTAGTCAAGCTGAACTCGGAAGTGCCCTCTGTCCACTTGCAGCTAATGAACATCCGCCGTTGTGGCCACTCGGAGAACTTTTTCTTTATCGAGGTGGGCAGATCTGCTTCCATTGGGCCCGGGGAGCTCTGGATGCAGGTGGATGACTCGGTGGTTGCCCAGAATATGCACGAGACCTTTCTGGAGACTATGAAAGCTCTCAAGGCCTTTGCAGAGTTCAGGCCCCGCAGCAAGAGCCAGTCTTCTGGTGGTGGCGGTGGTACTAACCCTATCTCTTTCATCACCACTAGAAGGCACTTGGGCAACCTGCCCCCTAGTCAGACTGGTCTGCAGAGAAGATCCCGAACTGAGAGTGTTGCTGGGGGAACCCCACCTACCACCAAAAGCAACAGCTCATACCGCTTCCGAACCTCCAGTGAGGGGGAAGGAACAATGACCAGACCTTTCAGATCAGTGACTGGGAGTCTGATCCATTTGAACACTGCAAGGATGAACTTGGGCCGCCAAGAAGGAAGCGGAAGATATGTCAGAGCAGCTTTCAGCTCTTCTTATCACACCAGGTCTGCCTCATTGCCGGTATCTCATTTCCCTTCTACTACGAGTCCCATTAGTGTTTCTTCCAGTAGTGGTCATGGCTCTGCTTCCGATACGCTGACTAGGCCTTCCAGCTCATCTGTTTGTGGGTCCCCAAGCGATGGTGGCTTTATCTCTTCTGACGAATATGGCTCTAGCCCTGGGGATTTCAGGTACTTTCGTGTCAGGAGTAATACTCCAGATTCACTTGGAAACACACCACCTATCAGAGAAGAGAATTGTTTAAGCGAATACATGTCCATGAGTAAACAGCATACGGATGATGGTGCAAAAGATGATTATATGGAGGCTGAAAAGTGTTTCAGAAAAAGAACTTACTCTCTAACTAAGCCAACTtctgtggcagtgcagcagaaAACTACACAAACCACAGCTTTATTAGATGAAGAGTCTGCAGGAAGTCATGGACAGTTAATTTGTTCTGAATCACCAAAAGTAAAAGATAACCAGGTATCTGACTACAGTGATGCTACCCTTGACTCTGTATGTAACCAAAGCAGGAGTAAAGCCAGGGATGATGGGTACATGCCAATGATGCCTGGAGTTGCATCTTCTCTCACAAGCAGCAGCGATTATTTGCCAATGACTCCTAAAAGTGTTTCTGTCCCAAAACAGATTAATAATTCTTGGTCTTCATCTCAGGTGGACTCCAGAGGATATATGATGATGTTTCCAAGGGCTAGCTCTTCACCTGTACGAAGCCCTTTAACTGGATTTATTTCTAAAGGGGGGAATGAAAAGATGGTAAATAATGAGTATATGGATATGTCACCTGGGAATTCAGCGCCTCCAAAACAGCCGAGTGAGTCAAATTATATTCATACCAGCTCTGTTTCCAAAGCTTTCAGTTCATACTTCTCTCTGCCGCGAAGCTTTAAGACACTATCGGGACAGAATGGTGATCATAATGAATATGTTCCAATGTCATCACCTGGAAAACTGTTATACGGAGGACaagaaaacataaaaaatgtCAACAGTGAGGCATTAGCTAATGGCATTTCTAAATCACCAGTTGTGAAACCTTCAGATGAAGGACTCGCACAGAACAGGGCTACCAGACCTACAAGACTTCCACTAGGTACGAGAGGAAGTAATACTATACCAAGAATGTATGATCGTACAGTTCCACCTGAGCCGGCTAGCCCTGGTGAATACATaaatattgatttcagtgagaaagCAAGCAATACACCATATTCCTTGTCTGCAGAAGGTTCTCCGTCATCTCTAGGCTCAAGTAGCGACCATAGACAGTCGCCGCTTTCTGATTATATGAGTGTTGACCTTGATGTACAATCACCAAAAGTAACAAAGGAACTGTCCAACTCTTTAACAGATATTTCAATTTATGCAAGTTCCAGTGTTCCTAGAAACCAGCCAAATGCTGACTATGCTAGACTTTCATTTGGTACTGCTTGTGTTAGCACTACAAGTAATAGGACTGATGATTACACAGAGATGACTTTCAACATGGCAACCACACCACCTAGGCCTTTTGCTACTGAATCTAATAGTGGCATAAAGATAGATAGTCCTTCTTCCATAGTTAATAGACTGTGTATTGTGGACAGATACGCTGGTAGCAGTAGCTTCTCTGTTCCTAGCTCTGATCCTCCAATGGGACCTAAAGTGATTCGGGCTGACCCACAAGGCAGAAGGAGGCACAGCTCTGAAACTTTTTCTTCTGCTGGGACTGTGACAACTTCCTCTTCTTTCTTTACGGATAGTAGCAAAAGACACAGCTCTGCCTCATTTGACAATGTTTGGTTGAAACCTGATGAAAACATTACCGATGGTCAGGAAAGCAAAATGTCCAGAGATACCTCTACTGGATTTCAGAATGGTTTAAACTATATAGCTCTGAATTTACATGATGATTCTATAAGATGTGAGGCAAATGCTGCTACGCCAACTTGCCATCTGCAAAATGGTACTTCGAATTTGGACAGTGGAGCTTATGTAAGCATAGACTTCACCAGATCTGATGGTTTGAAGTGTAAGGCTGCAAGAAAAG